The following coding sequences lie in one Caldilineales bacterium genomic window:
- the dhaL gene encoding dihydroxyacetone kinase subunit L, with product MLSWLQCYRQVLGENKDYLTRLDSAIGDADHGANMDRGFAAVVDKLTAVADKDIGAILKQTGMTLVSTVGGAGGPLYGTLFMRAGAATDGKLELSASDFAGALEAGLAGVQQRGKAATGEKTMVDALTPACAALRQAVEDGASLSAALEAAAAAAEQGMNATIPMLATKGRASYLGERSIGHQDPGATSSYLLIRCAADSLGSENQ from the coding sequence ATCTCACCCGTCTGGATTCGGCCATCGGCGACGCCGACCACGGCGCCAACATGGACCGTGGCTTCGCTGCCGTCGTCGATAAGCTGACCGCCGTCGCCGACAAGGACATCGGCGCCATCCTCAAGCAGACGGGGATGACGCTCGTTTCCACCGTGGGCGGCGCCGGCGGCCCCCTCTATGGCACCCTGTTCATGCGCGCCGGCGCCGCCACCGACGGCAAGCTGGAGCTTTCGGCATCGGACTTCGCCGGCGCCCTGGAGGCCGGGCTGGCGGGTGTGCAACAGCGCGGCAAGGCCGCCACCGGCGAAAAGACCATGGTCGATGCCCTCACCCCCGCCTGCGCGGCCTTACGCCAGGCCGTGGAGGACGGCGCCAGCCTGAGCGCGGCCCTCGAAGCCGCCGCCGCCGCCGCCGAACAGGGCATGAATGCCACCATTCCCATGTTGGCCACCAAAGGCCGGGCCAGCTACTTGGGCGAGCGCAGCATCGGCCACCAGGACCCCGGCGCCACCTCCTCCTATCTTCTCATTCGCTGCGCGGCCGATAGCCTGGGCAGCGAGAACCAATGA